The sequence GTGAAACCCCAGCGGTGCATCCACCCCAGAGGCAGCTTCCCGATGGGGGGCACGAGGCCAGGTGGTGGCTTGGGCTGATCCAACCTCAGCAACAGACGCTGCCTGTGACAGAAACTTCCCTCCAGCGTCCTGTTTAAGCGGTATGGATTATTCCAGCGTAAGTATTAAAGATACCTGCAGGAAGCCCAGCAGGTCTCCGGGCAGAGCCGGCACCCCGCGGTTTGGGCAGGGAAGGCCGCTAGAGGGATGGGCGCAGCGGCACCCGCGGCGCAGCACGTGGCTCCCGCCACCCGGCGCGGCGTCGGCCGCCTTCCCCACCCCGCAGCCCGCTCCCCCGGGCCGGCACCGCCGCAGGGCGCTGCCCGCCAccaggccgcggccccggggggggaggtCGGGcaggcggcgccgggccggggccacACGcacccgcccccccggggccccccgcgcGGGCCAGGCGGCGGGGAGGGACCTGCCCaacccggggccgccgccgcgctgccgggcccggcagccccccaccaggccccgctccgccgggccACCGCGGCGAGCTCCCCGCACTACAGCTCCCGACAGCCCCCGCGCGACGCTCGCGCAAGGAaccagcgcggcgccgccgcgcggcctgctgggagttgtagtgcccggctccgccccctcctccctcccgctCCGCTCCCTCACCATGTCTCCTGGTTGCTGAACTTCTTGGTCACCACCTTGCCGAGCTCCAGGCCGAGGCGGTCCGCGATCTTCTGGGACAGGTCCTGGTGCGAGCTCCCGCTGAAGATCTTGATGTTAGGCATGAcggcgcgggcggcagcggaggctttgtcctcctcctcccgcctCACACCGCGGCCGGCTTGAGAGTCGGGATCCAGCCGCCTCCTCCGGCAGGAGAAACACGGGCGCctgaggtggggaggggggagcgcaGGACACGCCGACTTGCGCCTACACCGCCATCTTACCCCTTCCCGCCAGCCGCGCGCCACCTTTATAGATTCCCCGCACCCGCGGCCACGCCTTGGTGCGCCCCCCATTGGCTCCTCGGGGTCAGGGGGCGGGGCCCAGCCGGGCTTTCCAATGGCGCGAaggggctccctcctgccccgcccTTCGCCTACACAGCAGCCcctggtggggagggagggacgTGAGCGCGCACGGCCGCGCGTGACACCCGCCCGGGTCCTGGGCGTGCTCCTTACCCGCTGCAGGAGGTGGGacgaggggcaggaggaggagggcgatTGGCCAGCTTCTGGCCGTCTGGCTCGCTATTGGCCAGAGCGGCAGCGGCCGCTGCCGGAGCTGGCCGAAGGCTCTGCCCCAcgtggcccggggggggggggtgcgctgGCCGCGTGATTGGCaagagaacccccccccccatcaacgGGCGGCCATGATGGCTCCCCCTCGCtgaggggctgctctggagaGAGGGAGGGCGGTGGATGGAAAATGGCCCCTCTCACTCGCCGGGCCCAGCCCTGTGCTGTGCCTGAGGGACTGCGTTACACGCCCACGCTTCCCCGGCCGGCTGGGGGCCGCTTACCTCAGCATGGCGCCGCGGGCGGCtggggccccccggcccccggctgcGGCGCCTCGGGGCCGCCCGGCCTTCTGCCACATTCCTCCGTCGTCCGGGCTACGGCCGCCCTGGCCACTGTGTAATGCTGTACCGGCGTCACCTCGCCGGGCTGCTGTGCCCTCGTGTAACACTGTGCTGGCATCACCTCGCCACGCTGCTGTGTAACGCTGTACCGGTGTCACCTCGCCAGCCTGCTGTGTAACGCTGTACCAGCATCACCTCGCCAGCCTGCTGTGTAATGCTGTACTGGTGTCACCTCAGCAGGCTGTTGTGCCTGTGTGTAATGCTGTACTGGTGTCACCTTGCCAGGCTCCTGTGCGCTTGTGTAACACTGTACCAGCATCACCTCGCCAGCCTGCTGTGTAATGCTGTACTGGTGTCACCTTGCTGGGCTACTCTGCCCTTGTGTAACCCTGTACCGGTGTCACCTTGCCGGGCTGCTGTGTAATGCTGTACTGGTGTCACCTTGCCGggccactgtgtgtgtgtgtagtgctGTACCGGTGTCACCTTGCCAGGCTGCTGTGCCCCTGTATAACGCTGTACCAGTGTCACCTCGCTGGGCCACTGTGCCTGTGTGTAACCCTGTACTGGCATCACCTCACCAGGCCACTGTGCCCTTGTACAACACTGTACCGGTGTCCCCTCGCCAGGCCGCTGTGCCTGTCTATTGCTGTACTGCTGTCACCTtgccaggctgctgtgcccttgtGTAAAGCTGTACCGGTGTCACCTTGCCGAGCTGCTGTGCCCCTGTGTAACGCTGTGCTGGTGTCACCTCGCCGGGCCACTGTCTCCGGTTGCGGACTTCAAAGGCCGGGTGGGACCCCGCACCGGAGCTATTGAGCCCAGCAAGTTTTGATTTCTGAAGAATAATGCTCATCTCCCTCCAGATAcaccttctgcttttttttttttttttttttttccaaatttctccTTCCTGGACAGCAAAAGTATTAATAATTGATTCTCTTTGCTCTTTCCTCAAAATAGGCTGCTCTCTCGCCTTTCCCTTGGCAGAACCACGAGCTGATCCCATTGCAATGGGCAAATCGTGGCTTCACGCGGGAAGAGTCCCTGACTCCTCACGTGCAAAGTCTCCCTGCAAAATCCACAAGAAAAAATACCCCCCAATCAACATTTTTTGCTCTTCTCCTCAAAATTTTCAGCCATACtttctgctatttatttttctgatgcaAATAGCTCTTGGCCACATCTGGAGATTAAAAACATTATAGTTGTGGTGGATAGTCTCTACTGCAAATACAGAggtgttttttctgtctcttggATCAGTGTCAAAACTGACATGGGTATTATTTTAACAGGCTGTTTAATTTGATttctgatggttttttttttatatgatcAGGTATTTTTGTACCTAATTCAGTAATTAATCTCCTGTGAGCTTTCAATCGTATGTGATTAAATTACGTATATTAGTTTAGCTTTTGCTAAAATAAACATTGTAGTTTTgattatacaaaataaaaactaagCCACAAGCAGCTTCTTCAAAATATGCATGCAATGACGTAACTCTCACAAGTTTTATGTAGCTGGTTCGTAGATAGCAAACTTCTGCAACTCATTTGGCATTGATAAGTCTTTACTTTGAGTTCTTGGGAATTTAACAGAAGAAATAGTCTATAGTTAATGTAGGATGGCCACATTGTCTTTACCTCTTATTGCAAATATTCTGGCCCCGAAGGCTACTGTTACTGGTCCCAAAGGCTAATAAACTAATGATTATAGACTTGTACTTTGAGGAGGTTTCCTCTAACCTTTTGCAGGGAGGGTTTCATTAAACTTGAGATCCCTCTGGATTAGAAAGATACTGATTCCCATACCTGGAACTGATGCAGAAATGGAATATCATCTTGATGGTAATTCCCAATACTTGGGTGTTACCATAGCAGCTTGAAAAATGCTGTGACATGTAATAAATCCAATGAATGGGAAGAGAAGAATGCAGCCctttatttctaattttgttCTGAACATTGCTCATTTTAATAATACAGGAGAACCTTCTCCGTCAGATGGCTTGGTGGTTCAAGTGAAAGGATCTGGGGGCCTCTCCCAAATTCCTAGTAGCTGAGCACCTGTAAATACTTCATTTGTCCTTGTTCTGGTTGGTCTCTGCAACAGCCAAGCCTGCCTGGACCATTTAGTCTGAATCAGCCTTTCTCACACAAAAAATGGCAAGTCCGCATCAGAGGTGGGGTACGAGGATGAGATAGTGCTGGGAAACGGATGTTGCTGCCGTCTGCTCCGTGCACATGCTGCAGGCGCCCGGAGCTCTCCCGTatctgctgctggcagctctttgctgcCACATCTCCGCTGAACAGATGTACTTTGGTACCACAAACAGGCCATTTTACTTTTGTCTGAAAGACGCCTAAAAAAAGCCCGACTTTGTTGGCATTCTTACGATAAGGGCCTTTCCCAGTTCACagcaatttttttcaaatgatagCTTGTGTTATTTGCAAGTTTGGATGTCTCGTAACGGCTGTTTGTTCTGTACATATTTTCCAGTGATTAAAGCTATATACTCTAAAAATAACTTCAAGGCCTCTCCTCCCTACCAAACACAGGCTTGCAGCAGATTTGTTCCTGCTATTACAGTCTGAAGAATTTGGGGGACGGACAACTTATTGCcagtttgaaatatttgtttctgtttctgaatCATTTGCTTTGCTCTTAGTTTAAACTCTAGTTTTGTGCTGGAATGCAGGAGCGGTGTCTTCTGTGTCCATGCGCCCACCTGAAACCAGCGCCCCTGCCCCTTCCCAACCTACCCATCAGCCAGACTCTGAGAATCCGAGGACGAAGGCAGCAGAAAGTACATTAAAACGTGCAAATTAAGCTTCTCATTTACAGGCTCTGCCTCGGAGCTTCCCCTACACAGGATTTGTGAAGTAGCATTTCTATCTGTTTCCTCCTGGGATCATGGAGACAGGATTTGCAGGAGTAACAAATTTAACACCAGATAAAATTAGGTCCTTAATCCTGTAAGCCAGGGACAGGCAAAGTTTCATGTGCagtaaaaagattatttttttccctcttctccagcTAGAGGTCAAATATCCTTTCAGGAGCCCCTGTGAACCAGCAGATACTGCCCTCCGTGAGGCCGGATGCTgcggagctgctggtgggtgaaACCTTTCCGTCCAAGGCGAGGTGCGAagccgcgggagccggggccgTGTGCTGTGGCCGCTCGCGGATGCGTCGCCTGCTGCCTTAGCTGATGTTATACAAATGCAATAAAGGAAAAGTCTCCAGTACCCCTCCCCGTGTTTTCATTCCCATAATGTCTTTGCAGGGTCAGACCACACTTTGATTAGAAGGACAAAAGTCAGTCTACCTTAATGATTTATTGCTATTGCTAGTGGAGCTCTTATGGCAGGATAAGCAGAGATTTTATTGAGGAAAAGCTTTTAGTCGATATGCAATGTCTTAGTTAAACACATCCAAAAAGCTTGCTCATGATCTTCCCCAGCAATTGCTCGCCTATCGACAGCTTGCATTTCCATTTACCGTGTGAGCAGGGACAAGGAGAAGCAGCTTTGAAGAGGGAGATGTTTATCTGGTTCTCGCCTTGCTTTGGATGGAGGGAGAGACTCTGTCGTTGAAAACCATCGGCCTGTTATCCAGGTGGTCTGTGGAAGGATGCGCAGGAAAATGAGTGCAGATTAACTAGAGGTTAGCTGTGAGACGGGATTGAAGCGTCTTAACTCTTGTGTGGACATTCAGAGTGAAAGCATCTCATTCAGTTCGGCTTGCTTCATTTTGAAAGCCAAATGGGATAAATTGCATTATGTGCTTCCAGTCTGAGAAACTCAATTTAATTGTCCCGGGTTTTGTCATGAGGACAAGCACTACTTAATTTTGGTACTGGAAAGATTTAGCTCATAGTCTGAGCTGCTCCATTCTCTCACGTTTTGGgaattaagaaataaattaatGTCCACCTAAGGACATTCATGTACCTGAAAGTACATGAATGGCAAACCTCCCTTTTTATTTATCTGATTCTATGGAGGTTCATTTAATGAAAACTGCCTTTGTGTTTCATGGCCTGAGAATATATTTTCCAGGAAGTTTTAAGTAGCACATTAACTCTATCAAATTGCATAGTGATGTCAAGACAAGTAGCTTTTTTGGTCTCTTGGCACATTCCTACATACAATTGCCACTCAATTACCGCCAGCCACTTAATCAAGGAGCTATTTTCATGCAGAAAGTGTGTTGCTGggagcctttttctttctgtttgcctTGTGACGGCAATGGCTGGTGGTAGACCATCCTGTTAATGAATGGCACTTGATGTGAATAGCACAACGCTTTTGCCCTTTAGATGCATGAATTCACAATGTTGAATGCGTTTGCCTTTGTGGCTTAGGGCCTAGCTCCAGTCTTATGATATTCTGGATTTTACCCCACTTTCCAGTACTCACTGAACGGTTTTGAAAACTGAGTTTTTTTCTGTGGCTGCAGGAGAAACACTGACCATGAGTCCTGGAAGCATTTCTAGCGGCTGCTTGTTCTCTGTTGGCTTCTCTGCCTCTATCATTTTTTCACAGGAATTATTTTTAGATAAATCCCATCTCTGCTACTATCAACACCACTAGGATCCAATAAGAAACATCCTGCTTCCAAATCTTTACTGAGACCATTACAACACCCCGTTCTttcctttgaagagaaaaatcacTTAATCACAGGTCTCCCACTGGTTTCAGAGGAGTTGTATTTAGGAATGAAGCTCACCATATGCTGCTCAGTGACAGCGGTGTAAATGCAAACGCAGTCGCTTAAGCTGGACTTAACTAAACCGGCGCACGTCCACCATCTCTCAGGAAGAAGACTAAACTGTGGGGAATAAATGGTATTTTCAAGCCTACATTAGAAATGGAGGTAAGAGTTAAAAGCTCTTCAAAGAGTTGTGACCAGTCCCTGTGAATAAGCTCCTAATCTTTCCACCCAGCATTTCTAGCACGCGAGTGCTGCCTTTCTGCAGAGCCGATTTTAAAATAGGAGGATGGAGAGCAGGAATGCAGAAAGGCGGTGCTGGGGTTTCCACCGCTCTTAACACGGCATTTTggctttttaatgactttttataAAGTAAGATAGTTCAGCTGCAGGAAAAAACCCCTCTCTGTTCTGGGGGGGCGAGGGTGGTGGCGAAGGGCGATGGCTCTGCCCAGCCGGAGCACAGGGATGAGCCCCTGGCCGGCTCGTCGTCTGCCCATGCACTAAAAGGGAATTAGGCAGCCTTTGGAAACCGCATCACGTGTGCTGCCTGTTTTCACATACACCGAATATGGGTAGGAAATCGAAATAAGCTGGGATACCCATCTTTCCCGGAATACTGCATCAGGTTTGCTAATTTTCACCGCCTGGTTTCGAAACACTAACCCTGAAGCCGGGTCTTGCAGTTTTTGCGTGCGCATTAGAGGGTCATTAGTGCCCCAATTTTCGTTCCTTTTCTATCCTCTGCCGCTGACGGAGTGCTCATCGGGACTCCCCAGGCGTGCACATCCTTCGGAGCAGATTAAGGGAAGGCAGGAGGCTACCTGAGTGTGATCGTACCGCCTGGGCATGGATGCATACGGGGCTGAGCAGCGCTAGCAGCAGCTGGGGAACCGTAAAGACACCGTATACGTTCCTGTGAAGAGGGAACTGGATCTgggaaaaaatcatttatttctaaTTCTTTACGTCATGTAACTGAGATGAAGCTCTTAAAAAATATCTGACGTTCAAAACctttaaaggagaaaattttACTTGGATCGTTTCCTTCAACAAGACCTTACACGTGCCTAACACAGCAAGGCCACAGGACAGCACCTAAAAATTACTGCAATAAAGATTACTAGCAATAAAGGCAGGGATTAATCCCTGATACGTGCTGGTACAGCTCCTCCTTTCAAGCAGGGGCCTTTGAGCGTCCCCGGAGCACACATCACCACTGCTATACGAGTAATAACAGCGTTTTACAAGGAAATAACTCCTCCGGTCCGGATGCTGATTGCCCACTAGATGGTACTAAGAGAGCTCACAAAAAGCTCTGAAATCGTGCATTGGGCTGCCTGCTGTCAATAGTGTTTCCAGGATCTGTACGGCAGTAAAAACCCCTTGGCTTTTCCATTTTTTGATCCATACCCAGCTTTATAAATAGGCGTTTCGTCCCCTTCAATGTCAGGCATCGTTAGTTGTTTCAGCTCGGGAAATGGGGTGATGCAGATGGAAATAAGCAGCCGGGAGGCACAGCGAGAGCGTGAGCCGAGGCTGCGGCCATCTCCACTTTCAGCACATTCAACCCCCCTGCAGAAAACGGCCCCGTTCCTGAGATTTTTGTGTTGCATCGTTGTCAGAGCTGGCTGTCACAATTCCTGGTGGCTTTGGGGTGTAGAGAGGACACACACTGGTGCTTTCCTCTCTGATAAGTAGAGTTTATTGCATCAGGCAAAACATGTCCCCAGGGGAAACGGGATATCGGAAGCGTCACCTGTAGCTAGGAGCCAATTTGCGCTGTTCATACGTCCCCCGGGCTCAGGGGCTGCCCAGAacaggggagggaggcagcagcccTGCCGTCCCCCCCCACCTTCTTCCTCTgcaaagttcttaaaaaaaaagacacaaagtgCTAGTTTGGATATTAAGATTAATATATTTAATCTTTCTTGTTTGTAAAACAAGACATaaatttgtgtatatatataatttatatatttttatttatatatactatatacagaCAATAAAAAAATTTTCCTCTGTATTAGACTGAGAGATTTATGGAGGAATGATAGAGGCATAATGGGGAGCTCAAGGAAACTCATAGTTTCTTAATAGATAACTCacgggaaaagaaaaacacagctcCCTGTCGGCCTTCAGCATCGTAACAGGCTTCGCCCACCGCGGACTGAAATCCGAACTGGCTCTTCCACGCTAGATTTGCTACATGGTTCTCGAGAGCAGGAGGCAAGAGGTGCTCTGGCCGCACAGCAAGGTCCTCTGCCTCGCTGAGCAATGGCCAAGTCCGGGACAGCCACGGGCCGGGGGATGTTATTGCACTCAGTAGAGGATGCGCATGTTAAAAGCACATTGTGCATTTCCATAACTCCTATGGAAGAACGAGAGATTTCAAATGTGCGTATTCTATAAAAAATAAGAGATGGGAGGTGACCGAGCGTACGGAGATCCCTGCTCAGCTCCACGCGCTCGGCCAGCGACGGGGCAAGCCAGCCGAGCGTGACAACCCTTCTCCTTTCCGATGTCCGGCCCCACGAGGTGGATGCCGTGATCTCCCTCTGGGCTCGGGATGCACCGGGGAGCGACGCGGGGGTCCCCGCGGGACCTGCTCTCCCCGGGCGCGGATGAAGCGCAGTGAGCGGCACAGGAAGGGCTGAACGCGTAACCTTGCATTTTCTCCTCGCTCTGTTTTGGAGGTGGGTAGGTGCCCTGAAGCACCAGTTAAGGCGGTCTGATTCACTAGGTCTAGAAGCtagatgggaggaggaggaggaggaggaggggaaccTCCGGGtatgaagaaaaaacaattagGACTCATTTTACCATTCatctgaaagtaaaaaaaaaaaaaaaaaaaatccaaataaccATCCATCACGCAGTACTAAATAACACTTCTCAAGGCAGTcagtccagcagaggcaggaggaggaccGCAGCCCCTCGCCCCGAGGGCAGCTCCTCCGGGAGACGGCAGCCGTGGTTCACACAAAACCGCGCTGGGCTCCCTGCGACGGGCACTGCGAAAGGGACCCGGAGGGGTTTGGGCTGAGCCTCTGGGGCACGGACCTGCCTCTGGGGACGGGGTCTCCTCTTAGCCGCTAGCCCAGCTTGTGGCTTGCAGTGGCACAGAGCAGTCGGGTCCCTGCGGGCTCTAACGGGGATACGGCCtccagcagaggaagaggagggctccCTGCTCGCACGCGTTAAGCTGTCACCTTTCGCACAAGTCGGTGCCTGTCATCGGGGACAACAGAGCCTGCTGGGGGTCTGTCTGGACCACGGCATCCTCCTCCCCAGGCGCGGACTACCTCCTCGCCCCAGAGATCCCCTCTGCTGCGAACTGCGTTGCATCTGCGGGCCGGGGAGACCCTGGAGGCAGAAGAGCTGTTTACGTGGCAAGACACCGGTTTGGCTCCGGGCTAGACCCCTGCCCGAGTGAAGCCAGGAGATGTCAGCTCGGTTCCTGCTAACCCACCGGCCCGGCACACCGGGACAGCGGGAGACAGTGTCAGGTCTTGGCATGAGGGAGGCCCAGAACCGCACGACACCAAACCAGCGTGGAGACGGGGTGGCCGTGCCTCCCGAGTAAGGTCACCGAGAAgccagcatgggagagcaagcaGAGCAGGGCCCCCGGACGAGCCGGTGGGACAGCTCGCTACGGGGCCTGGATTTACCCTTCAAAAGCTCCACCAACATAACCATTCATCCTGCGGAGAAATAAAAGAACGTCTTGGCCACTGGAAACCCCAGCAGATGTGGGCTTTCCAGACACTCATCCTCACCAGACCTACGGGACGTGAGAACCACCGACACACGGCCTGGCACACGCTGGCTCGTCGGTCTTCGTAGCTGGCTTACTTATTGATCAGCGTCTTCAGGGAGCGCGTGAGCGTGCTCATGACGGTGGCGACCGTGGCCGACTGCCGAGCGAGCTGCTCCACCGCTTGCTGATGGCTCAGCGTCCTGGCCGTGGACTCCTCCGCTGCGCGCAGGAGGAAGGTGTAGTTTCTCACCACCTCCTCCACCTTGGTCAGCAGCTCTTGGCGCTGGGACTCGGAGCGCACGATGTACACCAGCCGCACGAACGTCTCGATGAGGCTGCTTAGCACCTGGAAGCTGCTCGTGATGGCGGAGAGCATGTGGGTAGGACTCTTGTCGACAGCTGCCACGCGGCGGCAGGACGCCCGGAACTCCTTGAACTTGAGGGCCAGCTCCTGCTTGTACTCGGCCAGCTGGGAGATGTAGGGTTTGCAGTCCCGGACCTCGGGGCTCACCACACACTGCCGCAGGATGGTCAGGAGCTCGTTGGTGTCCAGCTGCACTTGCAGAAACCCATCCGGCAAGCTGTAGGCGTGGCCTCGAAGGGTGTTGATTTTTGCCAGGCTCCCCTCAAACGTGGAGGTCCTTAAATCTATCTCCTGGGTTTGACTACCGTTGGGACTGCTGCAGGCTGTCGCATCTAGAACCTGAAGGGTCCTGCTCATGACGGGGACCACCTGATTGTCCAGCTTCATTCCTGGGAGTATCTGCATGGGGATGGAGTAGGACAGCTCATCCTTCTCGCTCCCATCATCCGCAACATCACATTTCCTGTAGTAGAAGCAGTACCGGATGGAGCAACACTTCTCATCCTCCATATCTTCatctcgcagctcggcaggactTGGATACATCTCCTCCTGGACAGAGAATACTCCCGAACCTTTCTGgttctttttctcctgtgctaTTTGGACATAAGATGGATCAGCCACTCCAGAGGCTTCCtggattttgcttttcagaacagAGCCATGGGTGCTGGGCTCAGGCTCCTTCTGGAGGCCCTTCTGCTTTATGGTATAGATGTTCTGGTAGATGTCGGAGGAGAGGGATGTCCTATCAGTCTTATCTATTTCACTGACACTGTAGCGACGCATGAGCTTCTTGTAGTGTGGAGCACCCATGCATTCCCCCCGGGAAGTGCACGTGGTCAAACATGACACGCTGTTCTCCGGATCTGACCGGTAATCTCTGGACTCTAAACTGGTAGATCGTATCCGCTTGCCCTTGGAAGGGCTGCTCACGCTCGTCAGCCTAATcgcttctgcctgctgctggtcATCAGCAGCTTTCTCCCTCCCTCGCCTCTCCAGTTCCGCCATCACCAGCTGGTTAGGGGGTGGCCTCACCCCCCTGCAGATCCGCTTGCAGTCACAGCTGCGTCTCTGCTCCCTCGACATACCCGGCACTTTCTGCACAGGACTGCTCCTCAGCTGGCAGCTGCAGCGCCCAGGGGCGGGAGGATGCAGATACTCCTGCGGCGGGAGGTCGCCTTTGCCCTTCGGCTTGAGCAGCTCTTCAAGGAACTCCAGCTCATACTGCTTCACCTTCTGCAGCTGGGCCTGCCGCTCGTCAGTCTCCTTCTTCAGCCGGGTGGGAAACGTTGCAGAGAATAGGTTCCTCAACCTGAAGGGAGCCTTGGGAGCTTTGGGTTTAGCTGGGACATCGGCATCTTGCTGGGTCACCTCCAGGactttttctacttttttggAAGGCACGGTGCTGATCTGCAGGCTCTCAGGCCTGGGCACCAGCTGGATTGGCCCTTTGGGATCCTCACTGGTGCTCCTGAAAGTGCTGCCAGGTGATGGAGAGTGCAGACTGCCGCTCTCGACTTTTAAACTTTTGGCTGAGCTTTCCTGTTGCATTTTCTCTCCTAGGTTTGAAGGAGCCGTGTGCCTCTGAAAGACAAGGCTTGTAGCTTCCCCCTCCGCCTTCTGACCTGGCTCTGCGCTCGGAGCTTTTCCTAGGGCATCTCTGCTCACTTTTTGCTGGTAGCTTCTAGAGGGAAAAGTCTTACTAAGCATCATTTCCTCACCTGCGGAGGCAAAGTGGGACGCTTCAGGCCTGCTGCCAGGAGCTTCTTTAGGACTTGCAGCAACttcactgtgctgctgctgagagagctgctgctgctgctgacagttgCAGAACGTGTCTTCGCTTTGCTGACCTCCTTTAAGTTTCAAAGCCTTGCTGCTGGATGATGCAAAGCTGCCGGTCCCATTGATGTTCTTCTCTTCTTTTGGAGCTGCTGCCACTTGGGAGGCCGAGCCTTTCGCATTTGCCacttgctgcagagcagctgtaaTCAAGGCTGGGGTCACACCACTCTTCTGATCCAAGAGGAGCTTGGGGCTCGGCCGGAGCTCTTTGGGCATCGTCTCTCGTAAATCCTGTGCCCGCTCCCCGCTCAAGGCTGCTGCGGTGTGCAGGGACACTTCAAAGGCAGGTTTTGCGTGGCCGGCACCTCTGCACTCAGAGGGTGGCACGGGAGCCGCCCTGTCCTGCTCACCGAGCTGGGGGGACAGCACCGGCTGCGCAGCCAAGGCGTAGCTCCGCTCAgcgtgctgctgctcctgcttgcTCTTGCAGTTGGTAAGACTGGGGCTTTGGTGAGGGAAATCCGGCTTCAGCGAAGGGCTGGGCTCCTGGGGGCTGAGGGCGTAGGGCGAGGCGAGAACAGCCGGGGCAGCACAGCTCTGGATTCGGAAGGGCAAGTCCTTTCTCGCCAGGAGGTTTTCTTTGCTGATGTGCTGCGCGAGGAAGTAGGCTGCGTTCTGATGCTGCTTCATAGCAGAGACCATCTCTGAGACATCGGTCAGCTCCGAAGAGTTGGTTTCGTGGCCAGAATCCAGAGATGACTCGGGAGTGATGGCAGCCAGGACAATAAGACCTGAGGAGGGACACAAGGGAAAACCCACACCAATGCTACGTCCACGGTGAATCGCTGTGGGGAGCAGAGAGGAGCTCCCCGCGGCAGGAGGGACCCGGGAGTGCCGAACACAGCACCGCAGCAGAGGACCTGCAGTGACTTCCTCCCACTAAGACTCAGGACGTTCAGGAGAGACCGTTTGTCAGCACCGAGCTGGCTTGCTGGCTTAATTCAGCAAGAGCTCCTGGCCCAGGAAAAGGCCCTGGGAAGGGTCCCAGGGTCAGGAACAGCTACAGGGAGTTGTGTGGAGCAAAAAGGAAAacctggcagcagctgctccgCCGTAGTGAGTAGGCAGCTAGGGGAGGACgtcctggggctgggcagccaGCCGGCTGGTCCCGGAGGAACCCAGCGGAGAGCAGGTTTGCTGTGAAGGGTCCACAGGCT is a genomic window of Dromaius novaehollandiae isolate bDroNov1 chromosome 11, bDroNov1.hap1, whole genome shotgun sequence containing:
- the FRMPD3 gene encoding FERM and PDZ domain-containing protein 3 isoform X1 yields the protein MPEARGDAMDCGQLPPDALRQVTIQRHPLYGFGFVAGSEKPVVVRSVTAGGPSDEKLLAGDQILAINDEDVSEAPRERFIELVRNARDFVVLTVLHTHQSPKSAFISAAKKAKLRSNPAKVRFSEQVTVGETDPDMLKKEALLLIPNVLKVFLENGQIKSFTFDGRTTVKDVMVTLQDRLSLRHVEHFALVLEYGSPEQSRRFLLLQDKQPLAHVVQRTHYQGMRCLFRVSFFPKDPVELLRRDPAAFEYLYIQSRNDVIRERFGVEPKPEMLLGLAALHIYITVSATRPSQKVSLKNVEKEWGLEPFLPPSLLQLAKEKTLRKALSQRLKALQSQPPGSPKVSAVQAKLQYLRILNELPTFAGVLFNTVGLDEKQPATTLLVGPRHGISHVIDLKTNLTTVLSEFSKVSKIQLFRENQGVARVETSILDAKPLVLLMEWPEATNFACLIAGYCRLLVDSKKMIFSRPPSQPPPPQIIKADYINAHSLHRPAAAGPAGKKESGLVGGTASSPGEARARTARASDSELLSFCYLHMREQRKERESRTDINENLIFFEETRPRTKSDPTSKSSGQGYDGVANEYDPDGLDRDRRASRARAHTIDTHLRSDASQFYCDSCKAKIKSRLASRKGGKPGSAHDTVVDLMSLPPPGSDEEEDETTSLLPAIAAPPPGFRDNSSDEDDPKRRAAAQSQEQGRHLCGLLYDEIPVTLIDSVQTRTVRDHAQELDDALVSTLQALEALAASEDCPHPPPQQTAGLIVLAAITPESSLDSGHETNSSELTDVSEMVSAMKQHQNAAYFLAQHISKENLLARKDLPFRIQSCAAPAVLASPYALSPQEPSPSLKPDFPHQSPSLTNCKSKQEQQHAERSYALAAQPVLSPQLGEQDRAAPVPPSECRGAGHAKPAFEVSLHTAAALSGERAQDLRETMPKELRPSPKLLLDQKSGVTPALITAALQQVANAKGSASQVAAAPKEEKNINGTGSFASSSSKALKLKGGQQSEDTFCNCQQQQQLSQQQHSEVAASPKEAPGSRPEASHFASAGEEMMLSKTFPSRSYQQKVSRDALGKAPSAEPGQKAEGEATSLVFQRHTAPSNLGEKMQQESSAKSLKVESGSLHSPSPGSTFRSTSEDPKGPIQLVPRPESLQISTVPSKKVEKVLEVTQQDADVPAKPKAPKAPFRLRNLFSATFPTRLKKETDERQAQLQKVKQYELEFLEELLKPKGKGDLPPQEYLHPPAPGRCSCQLRSSPVQKVPGMSREQRRSCDCKRICRGVRPPPNQLVMAELERRGREKAADDQQQAEAIRLTSVSSPSKGKRIRSTSLESRDYRSDPENSVSCLTTCTSRGECMGAPHYKKLMRRYSVSEIDKTDRTSLSSDIYQNIYTIKQKGLQKEPEPSTHGSVLKSKIQEASGVADPSYVQIAQEKKNQKGSGVFSVQEEMYPSPAELRDEDMEDEKCCSIRYCFYYRKCDVADDGSEKDELSYSIPMQILPGMKLDNQVVPVMSRTLQVLDATACSSPNGSQTQEIDLRTSTFEGSLAKINTLRGHAYSLPDGFLQVQLDTNELLTILRQCVVSPEVRDCKPYISQLAEYKQELALKFKEFRASCRRVAAVDKSPTHMLSAITSSFQVLSSLIETFVRLVYIVRSESQRQELLTKVEEVVRNYTFLLRAAEESTARTLSHQQAVEQLARQSATVATVMSTLTRSLKTLINK